A genomic stretch from Sulfurimonas sediminis includes:
- the fusA gene encoding elongation factor G — translation MPRSHKLEDVRNIGIAAHIDAGKTTTTERILFYTGVEHKIGEVHDGAATMDWMEQEQERGITITSAATTCEWNGKQINIIDTPGHVDFTIEVERSMRVLDGAVSVFCAVGGVQPQSETVWRQRNRYKVPSIVFVNKMDRTGADFYEVERQIRDRLKGNPMPFQLPIGAEDKFEGVVDLVKMKEIVWDEDAAMGSNYHVQDIRPELQEIADEYREKMLETLAEVEGNDDFAEKFLEGEEISEEEIKAAIKSATIGMAVVPMTPGTAFKNKGVQTLLDAVVDYLPSPVEAPPIMGTMMDDEEKEVVVESTDDGPFASLAFKIMTDPFVGVLTFIRVYRGSLESGSYVHNTTKDKKERIGRILKMHAIKREEIKEIYAGEIGAVVGLKSTTTGDTLCDPAEKVVLERMDFPEPVISVAVEPKTKADQEKMGIALGKLAAEDPSFRVHTDDETGQTIISGMGELHLEILVDRMKREFKVEAEVGAPQVSYRETIKKEVNQEYKYAKQSGGRGQFGHVFLKVKPGEPDSGFVFHNEIKGGTVPREYIPAVEKGCEEAMQAGVLAGYPMEDIDVTLYDGSYHDVDSNEMAFKLAASMGFKEACRKADAAILEPMMKVEVEVPEEYMGDVIGDLNRRRGQVNNMSDRAGNKIIDAFVPLAEMFGYSTDLRSATQGRATYAMEFDHYEEVPRNIAEEIQKKRNG, via the coding sequence TCGGTATTGCTGCACATATTGATGCAGGTAAAACAACAACAACAGAAAGAATTCTTTTCTATACTGGTGTTGAACATAAAATCGGTGAGGTCCATGATGGTGCTGCTACTATGGACTGGATGGAACAAGAGCAGGAGCGTGGTATTACGATTACTTCTGCTGCAACAACCTGTGAGTGGAACGGAAAACAGATAAATATTATCGACACACCGGGCCACGTTGACTTTACTATTGAAGTTGAACGTTCTATGCGTGTACTTGACGGTGCTGTTTCAGTATTCTGTGCTGTTGGTGGGGTGCAACCACAATCAGAAACAGTTTGGAGACAACGTAACCGTTATAAAGTGCCTTCTATCGTTTTTGTTAACAAAATGGACAGAACAGGTGCAGACTTTTATGAGGTAGAGCGTCAAATACGTGATCGCCTAAAAGGGAATCCAATGCCTTTTCAGTTACCTATCGGCGCTGAAGACAAGTTTGAAGGTGTTGTTGACTTAGTTAAGATGAAAGAGATTGTATGGGATGAAGATGCTGCGATGGGATCTAACTACCATGTTCAGGATATTCGTCCTGAGTTACAGGAAATTGCAGATGAATACAGAGAAAAGATGCTTGAGACTTTAGCAGAAGTTGAAGGCAATGATGATTTCGCTGAAAAATTCTTAGAAGGCGAAGAAATTTCTGAAGAAGAGATCAAAGCGGCTATCAAATCTGCAACAATCGGTATGGCTGTTGTTCCGATGACTCCTGGTACTGCATTTAAAAACAAAGGTGTTCAGACTCTGCTTGACGCTGTTGTTGACTATCTTCCTTCACCGGTTGAAGCACCACCAATTATGGGTACAATGATGGATGATGAAGAGAAAGAAGTTGTTGTTGAATCAACTGATGACGGCCCTTTTGCTTCACTTGCATTTAAAATTATGACTGACCCGTTTGTTGGTGTTCTTACATTTATCCGTGTATACCGTGGTTCTTTAGAATCAGGTTCTTATGTACACAATACAACAAAAGACAAAAAAGAAAGAATCGGCCGTATCTTGAAAATGCATGCTATCAAGCGTGAAGAAATTAAAGAGATATATGCCGGTGAAATCGGTGCCGTTGTTGGATTAAAATCAACAACTACGGGTGATACTTTATGTGATCCTGCTGAAAAAGTTGTACTGGAAAGAATGGATTTCCCTGAGCCGGTTATCTCTGTTGCGGTTGAACCAAAAACAAAAGCTGACCAGGAAAAAATGGGTATCGCTCTAGGAAAACTAGCTGCGGAAGATCCGTCTTTTAGAGTACACACTGATGATGAAACAGGTCAGACTATTATCTCAGGAATGGGTGAGTTACACCTTGAAATTCTTGTTGACAGAATGAAACGTGAATTCAAAGTTGAAGCAGAAGTTGGTGCCCCACAGGTTTCTTACCGTGAAACAATCAAGAAAGAAGTAAACCAGGAATACAAATATGCAAAACAATCTGGTGGTCGTGGTCAGTTTGGTCATGTATTCTTAAAAGTGAAGCCGGGTGAGCCTGATTCTGGCTTCGTATTTCACAACGAAATCAAAGGGGGAACTGTTCCAAGAGAATATATTCCTGCTGTTGAAAAAGGTTGTGAAGAAGCGATGCAGGCAGGTGTTCTTGCCGGATATCCTATGGAAGATATTGATGTTACACTGTACGACGGTTCTTACCATGATGTGGATTCAAATGAAATGGCATTTAAACTTGCTGCTTCAATGGGATTCAAAGAAGCTTGCCGTAAAGCAGATGCTGCTATACTTGAGCCGATGATGAAAGTTGAAGTTGAAGTTCCTGAAGAGTACATGGGTGATGTTATCGGTGACTTGAACCGTAGACGCGGACAGGTAAACAATATGAGTGATAGAGCAGGAAACAAAATTATTGATGCTTTTGTTCCACTTGCTGAAATGTTCGGTTACTCAACTGACCTTCGTTCTGCAACTCAGGGACGTGCAACATATGCAATGGAATTTGATCATTATGAAGAAGTTCCGAGAAATATAGCTGAAGAGATTCAGAAAAAACGTAACGGGTAA
- a CDS encoding arginyltransferase has product MNLLKEFLLDDTCSYLSDKKQTTHYKVINNCDSKSCEALIERGYRRFGKMYFRPICTACTECQSIKIDVENYTFSKSAKRVIKKAKDITSYIQVPSVTQEHLELFEKYHLYMHDKKGWDYSATTAQHYYNSFVTGHADFGYEVLYYDQEKLIAVDLIDILENGISSIYFYYDPDYAQYSLGKLSLYNQIKYAKNTNKKWIYLGYYVEGCPSLSYKAQYTPYLTLQGRPHEHEKFIWS; this is encoded by the coding sequence ATGAATCTACTTAAAGAATTTTTACTTGATGATACGTGCTCCTATCTGAGCGACAAAAAACAAACTACACACTATAAAGTGATCAACAATTGTGATTCCAAATCCTGTGAAGCTCTGATTGAACGAGGATACCGTCGTTTTGGAAAAATGTACTTTAGACCCATATGCACTGCATGTACAGAGTGTCAGAGTATTAAAATTGATGTAGAAAACTATACATTCAGCAAATCTGCCAAAAGAGTTATCAAAAAAGCCAAAGATATTACTTCTTACATACAGGTCCCGAGTGTAACGCAGGAGCACCTTGAACTCTTTGAAAAGTACCATCTTTATATGCATGATAAAAAAGGGTGGGACTACTCTGCAACAACTGCACAGCACTACTATAACTCTTTTGTCACAGGCCATGCTGACTTTGGCTATGAAGTGCTTTATTATGATCAGGAAAAGCTCATTGCCGTAGATTTGATAGATATACTTGAGAACGGAATATCATCAATCTATTTTTATTATGATCCGGATTATGCCCAATACTCTTTAGGCAAACTCTCCTTGTATAATCAAATAAAATATGCTAAAAATACAAACAAAAAATGGATATATTTGGGGTACTATGTTGAAGGTTGCCCTTCGCTTTCTTACAAAGCCCAATATACTCCTTACCTCACGCTCCAAGGCAGACCGCACGAACATGAAAAATTTATATGGTCTTAG
- the prfB gene encoding peptide chain release factor 2, with product MDNYEYTELLKNIDSKMKNITGVVEPDKIETRLEEIQKMENDQDFWNDAAYAGKIQKEKTQLQRKLDKYTTAKNAVADANELYEMAKEENDTESLKALYEDAPNLEKQIRDMEIEVLLSGETDANNAILSIHPGAGGTESQDWAQMLLRMYKRWAERRGFKVEVLDYQAGDEAGIKDVSILIKGENAYGYLKVENGIHRLVRISPFDSNAKRHTSFASVMVSPEIDDDIDITIEDKDLRIDTYRSSGAGGQHVNKTESAIRLTHIPTGVVVQCQNDRSQHKNKATAMKMLKSRLYELELEEQKAKEAGIAKSEIGWGHQIRSYVMQPYQQIKDTRSNEAYSNVSAILDGDIDGMIEGVLIAMNRS from the coding sequence ATGGACAACTACGAATACACAGAACTTTTGAAAAACATTGACAGCAAAATGAAAAACATTACAGGTGTTGTCGAACCGGATAAAATTGAGACAAGATTAGAAGAAATACAGAAAATGGAAAATGATCAGGATTTTTGGAATGATGCTGCTTATGCAGGAAAAATACAAAAAGAGAAGACACAACTTCAAAGAAAACTTGATAAATACACTACTGCCAAAAATGCTGTTGCAGATGCAAATGAGCTGTATGAGATGGCAAAAGAAGAAAATGATACAGAATCCCTTAAAGCACTCTATGAAGATGCTCCAAACCTGGAAAAACAGATTCGTGATATGGAGATTGAGGTACTTCTGAGCGGAGAAACCGATGCAAACAATGCAATTCTTTCCATTCACCCCGGTGCCGGAGGAACGGAATCACAGGACTGGGCCCAAATGCTGCTGAGAATGTACAAACGATGGGCGGAGAGACGTGGTTTTAAAGTAGAAGTTTTGGATTACCAGGCAGGAGATGAAGCCGGCATCAAAGATGTTTCCATTCTTATAAAGGGCGAAAATGCCTATGGTTATCTCAAGGTTGAAAACGGTATTCACAGACTTGTAAGAATTTCACCCTTTGATTCCAATGCCAAACGCCATACCTCTTTTGCCTCTGTTATGGTTTCTCCTGAAATAGATGATGATATCGACATTACTATCGAAGACAAAGACCTGCGTATAGACACCTACCGATCAAGCGGTGCCGGCGGACAACATGTAAACAAAACAGAATCTGCCATACGATTAACACACATTCCGACAGGTGTCGTTGTACAGTGCCAAAATGACAGAAGCCAGCATAAAAACAAAGCCACAGCCATGAAAATGCTCAAATCCCGTCTCTATGAATTGGAACTTGAGGAACAAAAAGCTAAAGAAGCAGGCATCGCCAAAAGTGAAATAGGCTGGGGACACCAAATACGCTCTTATGTTATGCAGCCTTACCAGCAAATCAAAGACACAAGAAGCAATGAAGCCTACTCTAATGTCTCTGCTATTTTGGATGGAGACATTGATGGCATGATTGAGGGTGTTTTAATAGCCATGAACCGCTCTTAA
- the panC gene encoding pantoate--beta-alanine ligase — protein sequence MKIISDPLELKEHLKKSNSSVGFVPTMGALHEGHIALIKRARQENEIVVVSIFVNPTQFLAGEDLDKYPKKDDADKKICELSGVDVLFFPTAEDMYSNDEVKICAPNVRGYVLEGATRPGHFSGVLRVVMKLLNIVSPTRAYFGKKDAQQLNLIRLMVKQFFMDVEIVPVDIVRDSDGLALSSRNVYLSKAQREEALKIPKSLYAASKLISKNILDTVKIKEEMHAILSPLEIKYVEVLNRDFEVIEKVQIGNTVILVEVIVGKTRLLDNIWL from the coding sequence ATGAAGATTATTTCGGATCCTTTAGAACTAAAAGAGCATCTAAAAAAGAGTAATTCATCAGTAGGCTTTGTCCCTACTATGGGTGCTTTGCATGAAGGGCATATTGCTTTGATAAAGCGCGCAAGGCAAGAGAATGAAATAGTTGTGGTTTCTATCTTTGTCAATCCGACACAGTTTTTGGCAGGCGAAGATTTAGACAAATACCCGAAAAAAGATGATGCCGATAAGAAAATATGTGAACTGTCTGGCGTAGATGTCCTTTTTTTTCCCACTGCAGAGGATATGTACAGCAACGATGAAGTGAAAATCTGTGCGCCTAATGTACGCGGATATGTTTTAGAAGGTGCAACAAGACCGGGACATTTCAGCGGTGTTTTGAGGGTTGTCATGAAACTGCTCAATATTGTCTCCCCGACAAGAGCCTACTTTGGAAAAAAAGATGCCCAACAGCTTAATCTCATACGTCTCATGGTAAAACAGTTTTTTATGGATGTTGAAATTGTTCCTGTAGATATCGTTCGCGACAGCGATGGACTGGCACTCAGCAGCAGAAATGTATATCTTTCAAAAGCACAAAGGGAAGAAGCCTTGAAAATTCCAAAGTCATTATATGCAGCTTCAAAGCTTATCAGTAAAAATATTTTGGATACAGTAAAAATTAAAGAGGAGATGCACGCTATCTTGTCTCCTTTGGAAATAAAATATGTAGAAGTGCTGAATCGTGATTTTGAAGTAATAGAAAAAGTACAAATCGGCAATACTGTTATTCTTGTAGAAGTGATTGTTGGCAAGACAAGGCTACTTGACAATATTTGGCTCTAA
- a CDS encoding peptidoglycan D,D-transpeptidase FtsI family protein, whose product MVNRNKSKKIFLLYVLISLAFAVFLSVMLLTATKSRRMPSLYATESSKAQRGSIISADGFHIATTKKLYKAVVNTRYIDPDKKELFVKLFSIYSGMTPKAIKKRLSKRKGVVVLSYNVPQIKAHYLKTLARELRRFKVFLELKNPATGLRSVHGLSILESGESREYPYGTLLTPVIGYPHKIEEDGYTSIKGVKGLEKRFDNELSPRQDGYSRGKRDVNSYIILNKESFTKPKINGLDIKLSIPVSFQIRIEKMLDGMKKGLRAKEVMIAVMDSKTGDVYAIASSNRYLPKKIRRSDYPSLNSSMIEYSFEPGSVLKPVTFALLLEHKLVNPYDLVNGHNGRFKIGRKVITDEHRFDWLSAENVIVYSSNIGIAQLAQRLSGYDFYQGLKKFGFASKSTPDLIYEKKGSVPSAKRLENEIYKATCAYGYGIRANLMQLLRAYSAFNNNGRMVRPRLVQSFIDEHGTVKELGYGESVQVIKSATAKRMNKILLKTVNEGTGKKAITKGLQIGGKTGTAHIVEKGQYVRKYNTAFMGFANDKKHKYTIGVIVIQPKKSQFAAQTAVPVFKKAVDIMIEEGYLEPNIVK is encoded by the coding sequence ATGGTAAACCGTAACAAAAGTAAAAAAATATTCCTTCTTTATGTCCTTATTTCTCTTGCTTTTGCGGTTTTTTTAAGTGTTATGCTTCTCACTGCCACAAAATCACGCCGTATGCCCTCTTTATATGCAACAGAAAGCTCAAAAGCACAGCGTGGCAGCATCATCAGTGCAGACGGTTTTCACATAGCTACAACAAAAAAACTCTATAAAGCAGTTGTCAATACCCGATACATCGACCCTGACAAAAAAGAGTTGTTTGTAAAGCTTTTCAGTATTTACTCAGGCATGACACCAAAAGCCATTAAAAAAAGGCTCTCCAAACGCAAAGGTGTTGTCGTTTTGAGTTATAATGTTCCCCAGATAAAAGCACATTATCTCAAAACACTCGCGAGAGAACTGCGACGCTTTAAAGTATTTTTAGAGTTAAAAAACCCGGCAACAGGGCTTCGTTCTGTACATGGGCTCAGCATACTTGAGAGCGGGGAAAGCCGGGAGTATCCTTATGGAACCCTGCTTACTCCTGTTATAGGCTATCCGCATAAAATAGAAGAAGACGGATACACCTCCATCAAAGGAGTCAAAGGACTTGAAAAAAGATTTGACAACGAACTCTCACCCAGACAAGACGGCTACAGCAGAGGCAAACGTGATGTAAACAGCTACATTATTTTAAATAAAGAGAGCTTTACCAAACCAAAAATAAACGGGCTTGACATCAAACTGAGTATTCCGGTTTCTTTTCAAATACGCATAGAGAAGATGCTTGATGGCATGAAAAAAGGACTCCGTGCAAAAGAGGTAATGATTGCTGTTATGGACTCCAAAACAGGTGATGTCTATGCTATAGCGAGTTCCAACAGATATTTGCCAAAAAAGATTAGACGCAGTGACTATCCCTCTCTAAACAGCTCCATGATAGAGTACAGTTTTGAGCCGGGAAGTGTTTTAAAGCCTGTCACTTTTGCCCTGCTCCTCGAACACAAACTTGTCAATCCCTATGATTTGGTAAACGGACATAACGGACGCTTTAAAATAGGCAGAAAGGTTATTACTGATGAGCACAGATTTGACTGGCTCTCGGCTGAGAATGTTATAGTCTACTCTTCAAATATCGGTATAGCCCAGCTGGCACAAAGACTCTCCGGATATGATTTTTATCAAGGACTGAAAAAATTTGGTTTTGCAAGCAAATCCACACCTGATTTGATTTATGAAAAAAAAGGCTCTGTTCCAAGTGCCAAACGGCTTGAAAATGAAATATACAAAGCCACCTGTGCCTATGGCTATGGAATCCGTGCGAATCTTATGCAACTGCTCCGTGCCTACAGTGCTTTTAACAATAACGGGCGCATGGTGAGACCAAGACTGGTGCAGAGTTTTATAGATGAACACGGCACTGTAAAAGAGCTCGGTTATGGGGAGAGCGTACAGGTTATAAAAAGTGCCACTGCCAAAAGAATGAATAAGATTTTACTCAAAACCGTGAATGAAGGCACCGGAAAAAAAGCCATCACAAAAGGATTGCAAATCGGCGGAAAAACAGGAACTGCGCACATTGTTGAAAAAGGACAGTATGTAAGGAAATACAATACTGCTTTTATGGGATTTGCCAATGATAAAAAGCACAAATACACCATAGGTGTCATTGTTATACAGCCTAAAAAAAGCCAGTTTGCAGCCCAGACTGCTGTTCCTGTCTTTAAAAAAGCGGTTGATATTATGATAGAAGAGGGTTATTTAGAGCCAAATATTGTCAAGTAG
- the fliE gene encoding flagellar hook-basal body complex protein FliE: MNNINNISGASTADLLKQKGSTEKTGGEAFAEQLKSALNEVNDIQKESEEAIADLATGQVKDLHQAALAIGKAETSMKLMLEIRNKALNAYKEIGRTQL, encoded by the coding sequence ATGAACAACATTAATAATATTTCCGGTGCTTCAACAGCAGACCTTTTAAAACAAAAAGGCAGCACTGAAAAAACCGGTGGCGAAGCTTTTGCCGAGCAGTTAAAATCAGCCCTCAATGAAGTCAATGACATTCAAAAAGAGAGCGAAGAAGCTATAGCGGATTTGGCAACAGGTCAGGTAAAAGATCTCCATCAGGCAGCTCTTGCAATCGGCAAAGCAGAAACAAGTATGAAACTTATGTTAGAGATTCGAAACAAAGCATTAAATGCCTACAAAGAGATTGGCAGAACACAATTATAA
- the flgC gene encoding flagellar basal body rod protein FlgC, producing MSNFLNSFDISGYGLSAQRVRVNVISSNIANAQTTRTEEGGPYRRKEVVFKAVNFNDVYNKALGETAQSAKYQDPLNEGQFGQKVNPAIMSVVVDKIVRDDSKPLMKFEPNNPDADANGYVAYPNINPVVEMSDLVEATRSYQANVAAFQSAKDMANAAISLLQ from the coding sequence ATGAGTAATTTTCTCAACAGTTTTGATATCAGCGGATACGGACTCTCAGCCCAAAGAGTTCGTGTCAATGTCATCTCAAGCAATATCGCCAATGCCCAGACAACAAGAACAGAAGAAGGCGGACCCTATCGTCGCAAAGAGGTTGTTTTTAAAGCTGTAAACTTTAATGATGTATACAACAAAGCTCTGGGTGAGACTGCACAAAGTGCCAAATATCAAGACCCTTTGAATGAAGGACAATTTGGACAAAAGGTAAATCCTGCTATAATGAGTGTAGTAGTTGACAAAATTGTAAGAGACGACAGCAAACCTCTTATGAAATTTGAGCCAAACAACCCGGATGCGGATGCAAACGGGTATGTGGCATATCCAAATATTAATCCTGTTGTGGAAATGTCCGATTTGGTAGAGGCAACACGCTCATATCAAGCCAATGTTGCGGCATTTCAAAGTGCAAAAGATATGGCAAACGCTGCCATATCACTGTTACAGTAA
- the flgB gene encoding flagellar basal body rod protein FlgB: protein MSIEISKTHSLLTKAMDYRVARQDMIASNIANADTPYYKPRDISFEDALIAQKNALYQDNAHQLKIAQTDSRHLAPKEETSQIKPTLFFRDGHMARNDGNSVDIDVETTEMSKNSIMFNAIVMAAKKDAGIFKSVIDASAKVN from the coding sequence ATGAGCATTGAAATATCTAAAACACATTCCCTTTTGACGAAGGCGATGGACTATCGTGTTGCACGTCAGGATATGATAGCATCAAATATTGCCAATGCAGACACGCCTTATTACAAACCAAGAGATATCAGTTTTGAAGATGCTTTGATTGCCCAAAAAAACGCCCTGTATCAGGACAATGCACATCAGTTGAAAATTGCACAGACAGACTCCAGACATTTGGCGCCAAAAGAAGAAACAAGCCAGATAAAGCCGACACTCTTTTTCAGAGACGGGCATATGGCTCGAAATGACGGCAACTCTGTCGATATAGATGTGGAAACAACCGAAATGAGTAAGAACTCCATCATGTTTAACGCCATTGTCATGGCGGCAAAAAAAGATGCAGGTATATTTAAAAGTGTTATAGATGCTTCGGCAAAAGTAAATTAA